The Lachnospiraceae bacterium genome has a window encoding:
- a CDS encoding SAM-dependent methyltransferase, producing MRQSKAIADIGTDHAYLPIELIQRGICKRALACDVRSGPLQRAKQHIQAADLQGRIETRLSNGFAQIEPGEVDAAIIAGMGGLLICEILKAENARPKNILKEMQQLILQPQSDWDAVRYTLHSLSFQIETERLVLDRDKYYWIFVCSQGCQRFEKRWQYRYGQALAHKPTVIFKDYLQQEEEKMRKILARLLQEAEAGSDSAGRRQQELRMRMQEIQEAREYEKQSEGSC from the coding sequence ATGCGGCAAAGTAAGGCCATAGCGGACATCGGAACCGATCATGCCTATCTGCCGATCGAGCTCATCCAAAGAGGCATCTGTAAACGGGCATTAGCCTGCGATGTGCGCAGCGGGCCGCTGCAGCGGGCAAAGCAGCATATACAGGCAGCAGATTTACAGGGGCGCATTGAAACGCGCCTGTCGAATGGATTTGCACAGATTGAGCCAGGGGAAGTGGATGCGGCCATCATAGCCGGCATGGGCGGTTTATTGATCTGCGAAATTTTGAAGGCAGAAAATGCGCGTCCTAAGAATATATTAAAAGAGATGCAGCAGCTTATTCTGCAGCCGCAGTCCGATTGGGACGCTGTCAGATATACATTACATAGCCTTTCCTTTCAGATTGAAACGGAGCGGCTGGTGCTGGACAGGGATAAATATTACTGGATTTTTGTGTGCAGCCAAGGATGCCAGCGATTTGAAAAGCGGTGGCAGTATCGGTATGGGCAGGCACTTGCTCATAAACCGACAGTGATTTTTAAAGATTACCTGCAGCAGGAAGAAGAAAAAATGCGTAAGATTTTAGCGCGACTTCTTCAAGAGGCAGAAGCCGGCAGTGACAGCGCAGGCCGGCGGCAGCAGGAGCTGAGAATGCGGATGCAGGAAATACAAGAGGCGAGAGAGTATGAAAAGCAAAGTGAGGGATCTTGTTGA
- the rpoD gene encoding RNA polymerase sigma factor RpoD → MQPSDTQVKFREKLKMLVETAKKKKNVLEQNEIVEAFQDMNLTPEGIEKVYDFLEGHSIDVIGFIEEAPEEEEIDLTLPEGIRIDDPVRMYLKEIGKVPLLSADEEIELAKRMENGDEEAKKRLAEANLRLVVSIAKRYVGRGMLFLDLIQEGNLGLIKAVEKFDYRKGYKFSTYATWWIRQAITRAIADQARTIRIPVHMVETINKLIRVSRSLLQELGRDPSPEEIAEELDMPVAKVREILKIAQEPVSLETPIGEEEDSHLGDFIPDTEMMIPADAAAFTLLKEQLLEVLGTLTEREQKVLRLRFGLDDGRARTLEEVGSRFGVTRERIRQIEAKALRKLRHPSRSKKLKDFLE, encoded by the coding sequence ATGCAGCCGAGTGATACACAGGTTAAATTTCGCGAAAAACTAAAGATGCTCGTGGAAACCGCGAAGAAAAAGAAAAATGTTCTGGAGCAAAATGAGATCGTGGAAGCGTTTCAGGATATGAATCTAACGCCGGAAGGAATTGAAAAGGTATATGATTTTCTGGAAGGGCACAGTATCGATGTGATTGGATTCATTGAGGAGGCGCCGGAGGAAGAAGAGATTGATTTAACGCTTCCGGAGGGAATCCGCATTGACGATCCGGTCAGAATGTATTTAAAAGAAATCGGAAAGGTTCCGCTCTTGTCAGCTGACGAGGAGATCGAGCTGGCCAAAAGAATGGAAAATGGAGATGAGGAAGCTAAAAAACGGCTGGCAGAGGCGAATCTGCGTCTGGTGGTGAGTATTGCCAAACGCTATGTGGGCCGCGGCATGCTGTTTTTGGATCTGATTCAGGAAGGAAATCTAGGACTGATCAAGGCGGTAGAGAAATTTGACTACCGTAAGGGATATAAGTTTAGTACCTATGCGACATGGTGGATCCGTCAGGCCATCACCCGTGCGATTGCGGATCAGGCGCGTACGATCCGGATTCCGGTGCACATGGTGGAGACGATCAATAAATTGATTCGGGTTTCTCGTTCACTGCTGCAGGAGCTTGGCAGAGACCCCTCGCCGGAGGAAATCGCCGAAGAGCTGGATATGCCGGTAGCAAAGGTGCGCGAAATTCTGAAAATTGCGCAGGAGCCAGTCTCGCTGGAGACGCCGATTGGAGAAGAGGAAGACAGCCATTTGGGGGACTTCATTCCGGATACCGAGATGATGATTCCGGCCGATGCCGCCGCCTTCACGCTGCTGAAGGAACAGCTGCTGGAGGTGCTTGGCACGCTCACGGAGCGGGAGCAGAAGGTGCTGCGCCTGCGGTTCGGACTGGATGACGGTCGGGCGCGCACGCTCGAAGAGGTAGGTTCGCGGTTTGGCGTGACCAGAGAAAGGATTCGTCAAATCGAAGCAAAGGCATTAAGAAAGCTCCGTCACCCAAGCCGGAGCAAAAAATTAAAGGACTTTTTGGAGTAA
- a CDS encoding DNA primase, giving the protein MYYPDDLIREIRESNDIVSVISEYMTLTKKGNNHFGLCPFHGEKTPSFSVNEREQFFHCFGCGAGGNVFTFLMQMENMTFVEAVQHLAERAHIALPEAELSPKEKQRYLRRERMMEAAKEAARFYYYQLTRTPPGEAALRYLESRQVTEEFRRRFGLGYAPVSREGLASYLKKKGYTEDELLGAGLLSGKEGRVYDRFFNRLMFPIFDAAGRTIAFGGRVMGQGEPKYLNSPESEIFNKRRNLYGMSLAKKSRRNFIMMVEGYMDVLSLHQAGFDNAVASLGTALTKEQSLLIKRYSDQVVLCYDSDGAGTNAARRAIPILEEAGLKVKVIHVPGSKDPDEFIKVSGAQAFEKVIQEALDPVDFEMMVLMKEHDHDTVEGKVQTLHDMAKRLAQIQSDMERELHIRDVAGKMQVSEGSLKAEVEELRRSDGLLEHRSNVGRLRREGGGEAFKEGSAKRQLLAALIQRPDLYPSLVPYVESADFQLVQKEEKEKPGEDEFYAAVADYVFDQLRQKKTPQLADVISCFDSVAEQEKVSALASFKLPEDRLALEKFLTETVRSLKLERMEETIRRGDDLAALQAAINQKKALQDLKITIPMTHS; this is encoded by the coding sequence GTGTATTATCCGGATGATCTGATTCGAGAGATTCGAGAAAGCAATGATATTGTCAGTGTGATTTCTGAGTATATGACGCTGACCAAAAAAGGAAATAATCATTTTGGCCTTTGTCCTTTCCATGGTGAAAAAACGCCGTCTTTTTCTGTCAATGAAAGGGAGCAGTTCTTTCATTGCTTTGGCTGCGGCGCCGGGGGCAATGTTTTTACATTTCTCATGCAGATGGAAAATATGACCTTTGTAGAGGCGGTGCAGCATCTGGCAGAGCGGGCGCATATTGCGCTGCCGGAGGCAGAACTGTCCCCTAAGGAAAAGCAAAGATATTTGAGGCGGGAGCGAATGATGGAGGCTGCTAAGGAAGCGGCAAGGTTCTATTATTATCAGCTCACACGGACACCGCCGGGCGAGGCAGCGCTTCGCTATTTAGAGAGCCGGCAGGTAACAGAAGAATTCAGGAGGCGTTTTGGACTTGGCTATGCGCCGGTAAGCCGGGAGGGGCTCGCTTCCTATCTGAAGAAAAAGGGATATACGGAGGACGAGCTGCTGGGAGCCGGTTTACTGTCGGGGAAGGAAGGGCGTGTATATGACCGGTTTTTTAACCGGCTGATGTTCCCTATTTTCGATGCCGCCGGCCGGACCATTGCTTTCGGTGGTCGAGTTATGGGGCAGGGAGAGCCAAAATATTTGAATTCGCCGGAAAGTGAAATTTTTAATAAACGAAGAAATCTTTACGGGATGTCTCTGGCAAAAAAGAGCCGGCGCAATTTTATTATGATGGTGGAAGGATATATGGATGTACTTTCCCTGCATCAGGCTGGATTTGATAATGCAGTCGCGAGTTTGGGGACGGCGCTGACAAAGGAGCAAAGCCTGCTGATTAAGCGCTATTCTGATCAGGTGGTGCTGTGCTATGACAGCGATGGCGCCGGTACGAACGCAGCGCGCAGAGCGATTCCGATTTTAGAAGAGGCGGGTCTTAAAGTAAAAGTGATTCATGTTCCCGGCTCTAAGGATCCGGATGAGTTTATTAAAGTAAGCGGCGCGCAGGCCTTTGAAAAGGTAATTCAAGAGGCGCTGGATCCGGTCGACTTTGAAATGATGGTGCTGATGAAGGAGCATGATCATGATACCGTGGAAGGAAAGGTGCAGACGCTTCATGATATGGCGAAACGACTGGCACAGATTCAAAGCGATATGGAGCGTGAGCTTCATATCCGGGACGTGGCCGGTAAAATGCAGGTTTCGGAAGGAAGCCTGAAAGCGGAGGTGGAGGAGCTGCGGCGCAGTGACGGACTTCTGGAGCATCGCAGCAATGTAGGGCGGTTGCGCAGAGAAGGAGGCGGTGAAGCCTTCAAAGAAGGAAGTGCAAAACGTCAGCTGCTGGCGGCTTTGATCCAAAGACCGGATTTATATCCGTCGCTGGTGCCATACGTAGAATCCGCGGATTTTCAATTGGTTCAAAAAGAGGAAAAAGAAAAGCCCGGGGAGGATGAATTTTATGCTGCAGTGGCAGACTATGTTTTTGACCAGCTTAGGCAGAAAAAGACGCCGCAGCTGGCGGATGTGATCAGCTGCTTTGACAGCGTTGCAGAACAGGAAAAGGTTTCAGCGCTGGCCTCGTTTAAGCTGCCGGAGGACAGGCTGGCACTTGAAAAGTTTTTAACAGAGACCGTGCGTTCGCTTAAGCTTGAGCGGATGGAGGAGACAATCCGAAGAGGTGACGATCTGGCCGCACTGCAGGCGGCGATCAATCAGAAAAAGGCTCTGCAAGATTTAAAAATTACGATACCCATGACTCATTCATAA
- a CDS encoding nucleoside kinase, with the protein MIQIQMAGEPARLYPSGISWQQIAAERERGPAEAPIMCVESGHQLYELSESVKRDCTGKWITLSDIEGYRIYVRTLLYLFITSAQQVLGRDKRAVVLHSLGGNLYIEVRQAQETYLLSERQIGAILAKMRQLVRQNEPIHKQTYTMDDAMNVFAEKNRQDKKQLLHYRASSNINLYSLCSEKDYFYGGMLPSAGALQWFNLIPYEEGVMLITPQRTAPYSLRSFTPQPKLFGVFQQSKRWSRILQVENVGALNECIASGEIENLVQISEALHAKQIAEMASRIAGKQTVKLVLVAGPSSSGKTTFAQKLGIQLRAEGMRPHLISMDNYFINRDEVPFGEDGLQDFEALEAVDTALFNVHMQQLLEGRSVELPVYNFKTGKREFRGDILKLGDADVLIVEGIHCLNEEVSKEIPKAQKFKIYISAITMLNIDDHNRIPTTDGRLLRRMVRDYQHRATSAADTIRRWPSVRNGEERNIFPFQEAADEIFNSAHIYELAVLKTYAEPLLFKIQKEEPEYKEARRLIKFLDYFLSVSSEVVPEMSIIREFIGGGIYRQ; encoded by the coding sequence ATGATACAGATACAGATGGCCGGCGAGCCGGCAAGGCTATATCCTTCGGGCATTAGCTGGCAGCAGATCGCAGCAGAGCGCGAGCGCGGGCCGGCAGAGGCGCCCATCATGTGCGTAGAAAGCGGGCACCAGCTATATGAGCTCAGTGAATCCGTAAAGCGCGACTGCACAGGAAAATGGATTACATTAAGCGATATAGAAGGATACCGCATCTATGTAAGGACGCTGCTTTATCTTTTCATTACCAGTGCGCAGCAGGTCCTGGGACGCGATAAAAGAGCCGTCGTGCTACATTCGCTGGGCGGCAATCTCTATATCGAAGTGCGGCAGGCGCAGGAGACCTATCTGCTCAGTGAGCGCCAGATCGGCGCCATTTTAGCGAAGATGCGGCAGCTGGTCAGACAGAATGAGCCAATTCATAAGCAGACCTACACGATGGATGATGCAATGAATGTATTTGCCGAAAAAAACCGACAGGACAAAAAGCAGCTGCTTCATTATCGCGCCAGCTCCAATATCAATTTATATAGCCTATGCTCGGAAAAGGACTATTTTTACGGCGGCATGCTGCCGTCTGCCGGAGCGCTGCAGTGGTTCAATCTGATTCCCTATGAAGAGGGCGTGATGCTGATCACACCGCAGCGTACAGCCCCGTACAGCCTGCGCAGCTTTACGCCGCAGCCAAAGCTTTTCGGTGTCTTCCAGCAGTCCAAGCGCTGGAGCCGCATCCTGCAGGTAGAGAATGTAGGCGCGCTGAATGAATGCATTGCCTCAGGAGAGATTGAAAATCTGGTCCAAATCTCGGAAGCCCTGCATGCAAAGCAGATTGCGGAAATGGCTTCCCGCATAGCGGGCAAACAGACGGTTAAGCTTGTTTTAGTGGCCGGTCCTTCATCGTCGGGCAAAACTACGTTTGCACAGAAGCTGGGCATCCAGCTGCGGGCCGAAGGCATGCGGCCGCATCTGATTTCGATGGATAATTATTTTATTAACCGCGATGAGGTGCCGTTCGGAGAGGATGGCCTGCAGGATTTTGAGGCGCTGGAGGCTGTGGATACAGCACTTTTCAATGTGCATATGCAGCAGCTGCTGGAGGGGCGGTCAGTGGAGCTGCCAGTATATAATTTTAAAACAGGCAAGCGGGAATTTCGAGGCGATATCTTAAAGCTGGGAGATGCCGATGTACTGATTGTGGAGGGAATACACTGCCTGAACGAGGAGGTCAGCAAGGAGATTCCTAAGGCGCAGAAGTTTAAGATTTATATTAGTGCGATTACCATGCTCAATATTGATGATCATAATCGTATCCCGACAACAGACGGGCGGCTGCTGCGAAGAATGGTCAGGGATTATCAGCACCGGGCTACATCGGCAGCGGATACGATCCGCAGATGGCCATCGGTGAGAAATGGAGAAGAAAGAAATATTTTTCCGTTTCAGGAGGCAGCAGATGAGATTTTTAATTCGGCGCATATCTATGAGCTGGCCGTGCTCAAAACCTATGCGGAGCCGCTTTTGTTTAAAATTCAGAAAGAGGAGCCTGAGTACAAAGAGGCAAGGCGCCTGATTAAGTTTTTGGATTATTTTCTGAGCGTGAGCTCTGAGGTAGTGCCGGAGATGTCCATCATCCGAGAATTTATTGGCGGCGGAATTTACCGGCAGTAG
- a CDS encoding AAA family ATPase, whose translation MEIQLKQTLEEEKAFLQDVQAMIQKQMEERLKDLGTLKQEIVDYRKFLFEEIPRKKQYQFNQEDPVKEAHYTATYQRVQQLSRMYYQPYFGLIDYVDHMADDEEYSYYIGKSGLSEEGEPIILDWRTPAASLFYQQRLGEMVYRAPAGDRQVDLKRRRQYIIKNAVLKGMFDSEIDIKDDILQMVLSGSSGSRLKEVIATIQKEQDDIIREPLENNVLLNGVAGCGKTTIVLHRIAYLLYNYRERLNNNILIIGPNQLFMDYISDVLPDLGEAEGSFQYTVKELALRLLRPQREVLKTRDYYERMLTGKDKRFMQEAQYKSSMAFKAQLDKAFKELEEQQQAAEDLIFQNQTLMSAEERNQLFFKTQQRLPYIRRCEKIKRMIRSRLRDLRNDTIRRLKAAYRYKIQEAKKKADYYLVNDLEIEQVDAIHQYLREVYQFTKGLRSLYVLPEQEAWYAQAVQKPEDAPWTEDDLVGLLYVKTKLEGKGAYPIRHLVIDEAQDISAFGFYVLKQLTGAESYTIVGDTRQKIKGSAHNSMMDQWEKALSPAERQKLHVYELDLSYRSTKEIIEYARRLLKRENAMRAVERSGEPVRHLIFQTPEQLTEQIVQEVKRQQAAGMERCAILCQTIAEARIIDSLLKDKLEAQLVSTEKDSTEASLLIMPVYFAKGLEFDGVVAVEASKPKEDGLLSYILCSRALHCLAHITAEDKDSEK comes from the coding sequence ATGGAAATACAGCTAAAGCAGACGCTAGAGGAAGAGAAGGCATTCCTGCAGGATGTGCAGGCGATGATCCAGAAGCAGATGGAGGAGCGCTTAAAGGATTTAGGCACCTTAAAACAGGAAATCGTGGATTACCGCAAGTTTTTGTTTGAGGAAATTCCGCGGAAAAAACAGTATCAGTTCAATCAGGAGGATCCGGTGAAGGAGGCACATTATACGGCCACCTATCAGCGCGTCCAGCAGCTGAGCCGCATGTATTATCAGCCATATTTTGGCCTCATTGATTATGTGGATCATATGGCTGATGATGAAGAATACAGCTACTATATCGGCAAGTCCGGTCTTTCTGAAGAGGGCGAACCCATCATTTTGGACTGGCGTACGCCGGCTGCATCGCTTTTCTATCAGCAGAGGCTGGGAGAGATGGTCTATCGGGCGCCTGCCGGAGACCGTCAGGTCGATTTGAAGCGCCGCAGGCAGTATATTATCAAGAATGCGGTGCTTAAAGGCATGTTTGATTCGGAGATCGATATCAAAGACGACATTCTGCAGATGGTTTTATCCGGCAGCAGCGGCAGCCGTTTAAAAGAGGTCATTGCCACCATTCAAAAGGAGCAGGATGATATCATCCGGGAGCCGCTTGAAAATAATGTGCTGCTTAATGGGGTGGCTGGATGCGGTAAAACAACCATTGTGCTGCACCGCATCGCGTATCTGCTTTATAATTACCGTGAACGTTTAAACAACAATATTTTAATTATCGGTCCTAATCAGCTTTTTATGGATTATATCTCGGATGTGCTTCCTGATCTGGGAGAGGCAGAGGGAAGCTTCCAGTATACCGTCAAGGAGCTGGCGCTTCGGCTGCTGCGTCCGCAGAGAGAGGTGCTGAAAACAAGGGATTATTATGAACGGATGCTGACGGGCAAAGACAAGCGGTTTATGCAGGAGGCCCAGTACAAATCCTCGATGGCCTTTAAGGCCCAGCTGGATAAGGCCTTTAAGGAACTGGAAGAGCAGCAGCAGGCCGCTGAGGATCTGATATTCCAGAATCAGACGCTGATGTCGGCCGAGGAGCGCAATCAGCTCTTTTTCAAAACGCAGCAGCGGCTGCCTTATATCCGCCGCTGTGAAAAGATTAAGCGTATGATCAGAAGCCGGCTGAGAGATCTTAGAAACGATACCATCAGAAGGCTTAAGGCAGCGTACCGTTACAAAATTCAGGAGGCCAAAAAGAAGGCCGATTATTACCTGGTAAATGATCTGGAGATCGAACAGGTAGATGCGATCCATCAGTATTTGCGGGAAGTGTATCAGTTCACCAAAGGGCTGCGCAGTCTGTATGTGCTGCCGGAGCAGGAGGCGTGGTATGCACAGGCCGTGCAAAAGCCGGAGGATGCGCCCTGGACAGAGGATGATCTGGTCGGCTTGCTTTATGTCAAGACAAAGCTGGAAGGAAAGGGAGCCTACCCCATTCGGCATTTAGTCATCGATGAAGCCCAGGATATATCAGCATTTGGATTTTATGTTCTCAAGCAGCTGACCGGCGCCGAGAGCTATACAATTGTAGGGGATACCCGGCAGAAGATTAAAGGCAGTGCCCACAACAGTATGATGGATCAATGGGAGAAAGCGCTCAGCCCCGCAGAGCGGCAAAAGCTTCATGTGTATGAGCTGGATTTAAGCTATCGCAGTACGAAGGAAATCATCGAATATGCCCGGAGACTTCTTAAAAGAGAGAATGCGATGAGAGCAGTCGAAAGAAGCGGAGAACCGGTGCGTCATCTGATATTTCAGACGCCAGAGCAGCTGACAGAGCAGATCGTGCAGGAGGTCAAGAGGCAGCAGGCAGCAGGCATGGAGCGCTGCGCCATCTTGTGCCAGACCATTGCGGAGGCGCGCATCATCGACTCACTGTTAAAGGATAAACTAGAGGCTCAGCTTGTGAGTACAGAAAAGGATTCCACGGAAGCATCGCTTTTGATCATGCCGGTCTATTTTGCAAAGGGCTTAGAATTTGATGGTGTGGTCGCGGTCGAGGCCTCCAAGCCGAAAGAGGATGGTCTGCTCTCCTATATTTTGTGCAGCAGAGCGCTGCACTGCCTCGCGCATATTACAGCAGAGGATAAGGATTCTGAAAAATGA
- a CDS encoding Nif3-like dinuclear metal center hexameric protein, with protein MKSKVRDLVEFMEQWAPLSYAESYDNPGLLLGRLDKSIETVMVAVDASEAVVQQALQQQADCLITHHPLIFHPIKRVTDEDRTGRRLLTLAEHGIALYSAHTNLDTAPGGNNDYAAALLGLEKVRAVARPGEQACLRLGQLPAPLSLEALGKLVKEQFFLPYLRLIGEAQQEVSRVALCTGSGMDFMSLALEEAADVLITGDIGYHEAEEAKAKGLALIDASHFGTDRLSVKWTVQTLQQWAQETGRALRIYAAEEPAIDWIR; from the coding sequence ATGAAAAGCAAAGTGAGGGATCTTGTTGAATTTATGGAGCAGTGGGCGCCGCTATCCTATGCAGAAAGCTATGATAATCCAGGCCTTTTGCTAGGGCGTCTGGATAAAAGTATTGAAACGGTTATGGTGGCCGTAGATGCCAGCGAAGCGGTCGTGCAGCAGGCTCTGCAGCAGCAGGCGGATTGTTTGATCACGCATCATCCGCTGATTTTTCATCCGATTAAAAGAGTAACAGATGAAGATAGAACAGGACGGAGGCTTTTGACACTAGCCGAGCATGGGATTGCGCTGTATAGCGCGCATACGAATCTGGACACAGCTCCTGGAGGCAATAACGATTATGCGGCGGCCCTTCTGGGGCTTGAAAAGGTCAGAGCTGTTGCAAGGCCGGGCGAGCAGGCCTGCCTGAGGCTTGGGCAGCTGCCGGCTCCGCTCTCTCTGGAGGCTTTGGGAAAGCTGGTCAAGGAGCAGTTTTTCCTTCCGTATTTGCGCCTAATCGGTGAGGCGCAGCAGGAGGTGAGCCGCGTAGCGCTCTGCACCGGCAGCGGGATGGATTTTATGTCGTTAGCGCTCGAGGAGGCAGCGGATGTACTGATTACAGGAGATATTGGCTATCATGAGGCAGAGGAGGCAAAGGCTAAAGGATTAGCCCTGATAGATGCCTCGCATTTTGGCACAGACCGCCTATCTGTCAAGTGGACGGTACAGACTTTGCAGCAATGGGCGCAGGAGACAGGACGTGCCCTTCGCATCTATGCAGCGGAGGAGCCAGCGATAGATTGGATTCGATAA
- a CDS encoding deoxyguanosinetriphosphate triphosphohydrolase, with protein MNIREQQEEREKILLPNPRSWSIHSRGRDFPDTPCDLRTCYQRDRDRILHCKSFRRMKHKTQVFIAPEGDHYRTRLTHTLEVAQIARSIGRALRLNEDLIEAIALGHDLGHTPFGHAGERVLDRLSGRGFSHDEQGVRIVEKLENGTGLNLTWEVRNGIANHSMSRHPATEEGKVVRLSDKIAYINHDIDDALRGHVIEEGDLPAEPLKVLGHSFPKRIDRMIHNVIETSLRQEETMMSAEMEQAMMELRAAMFQTVYHIGSEAKKEERKAEKLIESLYIRMKAEPSWLPIAAQMKLKAGEEELEVLICDYISSMSDNYAMRVYQEMFMPKRWDVL; from the coding sequence ATGAATATCAGAGAGCAGCAGGAGGAGCGGGAAAAGATTTTACTGCCAAATCCAAGATCATGGAGTATCCATAGCCGCGGACGGGATTTCCCGGATACGCCCTGTGACCTGCGGACCTGTTATCAGAGGGACCGGGACCGGATTCTGCACTGCAAATCCTTTCGGCGGATGAAGCATAAAACGCAGGTATTTATTGCGCCGGAGGGAGATCATTACAGGACGCGGCTGACGCACACGCTGGAGGTAGCGCAGATTGCCAGGAGCATTGGCCGAGCGCTGCGCCTGAATGAGGATTTGATCGAAGCGATTGCTTTGGGGCATGACTTAGGGCATACGCCGTTTGGCCATGCAGGTGAAAGGGTGCTAGACCGCCTGTCAGGAAGAGGATTTTCTCATGATGAGCAGGGCGTGCGGATTGTGGAAAAGCTGGAAAACGGGACGGGGCTGAATCTGACCTGGGAGGTGCGCAACGGCATTGCGAATCATTCGATGAGCCGGCACCCTGCCACGGAGGAAGGAAAGGTGGTGCGCCTGTCGGATAAAATTGCTTATATCAATCATGATATTGACGATGCGCTGCGGGGGCATGTGATCGAGGAGGGGGATCTGCCGGCAGAGCCGCTTAAAGTGCTGGGGCATAGCTTTCCTAAGCGGATCGACCGGATGATTCACAATGTGATCGAGACCAGCCTGAGGCAGGAGGAGACGATGATGTCCGCGGAAATGGAGCAGGCCATGATGGAGCTGAGAGCGGCGATGTTTCAGACGGTGTACCATATTGGCTCAGAGGCTAAAAAAGAGGAGAGAAAGGCGGAAAAACTGATTGAAAGCCTGTATATTAGGATGAAGGCAGAGCCTTCATGGCTGCCAATTGCGGCCCAGATGAAGCTCAAGGCAGGAGAGGAAGAGCTGGAGGTGCTGATCTGCGACTATATATCGTCGATGTCTGATAATTATGCGATGCGGGTGTATCAGGAGATGTTTATGCCAAAGAGATGGGATGTGCTGTAA